From Candidatus Eisenbacteria bacterium:
CAGCCCTGGGACGGCAGCCAGGTTTTGCCGCCGTCGGTCGTTCGGAAGATGAGACCGAAGCCGCCCACCATCCAGCCGTTCTTCGGGTCGGAAAAGTTGACCGACCGCAGCCACGTGAGCACGTCCTGTCCGATCTTCGCTCGCGTCCAGGCCGCGTCGCCGGAACCTTTGCGGATCACCTCGCCCGCGGCGCCGACCGCCCATCCCGTCCCGTCGGGGAGCGTGACGGCGTCGTAGAGCGGGTCCACGAGCGGTACGTCGCCGGCGTCGACTTTGTCGAACGCCCAGACTTGCCCGCTGTCGCTCGTCCGCGCGACGTGACCGTCGAGACCGACGGCAACGACGTTTTGCGCGTCCGCCGGGTACACGCCGAACATCGTGGGGAGGTCGAGCAGATCGAAGAAGCCGCTCTCGGCGCTCATCAGCGTCCGCTCCTGCTCCTTCCACGTCTGCCCGCCGTCGCTCGTGTACATGATCTTGCCGAACTCGCCGACGATCCAGCCATGCTGCGCGTCGATGAACTTGACGGCGTAGAAGATGGGATCGGCCGCTGCGAGGCTCTCGCCGCCCGACGTGTCGAGCTCCAT
This genomic window contains:
- a CDS encoding YCF48-related protein, with amino-acid sequence MHRRSIPLGLTLCALALGCHHEVEMVPLVERTIYVTDKFYDVQALSKDRAFVVGYGGKILETSNGGSTWDVRPSGTDSALYGIKMVDEKQGWIVGQEGLVLHTADGGKTWQPQESNATFKDSDGASKRAYLFSLDALDANTAWAVGDRSILISTTDGGKTWTSRKVKMELDTSGGESLAAADPIFYAVKFIDAQHGWIVGEFGKIMYTSDGGQTWKEQERTLMSAESGFFDLLDLPTMFGVYPADAQNVVAVGLDGHVARTSDSGQVWAFDKVDAGDVPLVDPLYDAVTLPDGTGWAVGAAGEVIRKGSGDAAWTRAKIGQDVLTWLRSVNFSDPKNGWMVGGFGLIFRTTDGGKTWLPSQG